The following coding sequences lie in one Glycine max cultivar Williams 82 chromosome 19, Glycine_max_v4.0, whole genome shotgun sequence genomic window:
- the LOC100781513 gene encoding uncharacterized protein — MASVHDDAAEVGFEEGMLWLPSHVLDEACDSKIHMRNRHQKQRQHGYHRYQRETQSQCSNLFTRSSCQRPKHATGGPGMQAVFLVSGQGSCGTGVFLPQKAGTKSTSKPACAPVLLPARVVQALNLKVHQLGLQISPSQAPKYSSRSGVVSTSESTKKKTDQKDALMQCSVVSQSQSSSPEIFLPKEWTY, encoded by the exons ATGGCTTCTGTTCATGATGATGCTGCTGAAGTTGGTTTTGAAGAAGGAATGCTCTGGCTACCCTCTCATGTTTTGGACGAGGCATGCGACTCCAAG ATACATATGAGGAACCGCCACCAAAAACAGCGGCAACACGGTTACCACAGATATCAACGGGAAACACAGTCACAG TGCTCAAATCTTTTTACAAGATCATCATGTCAAAGGCCCAAACATGCCACAGGTGGGCCTGGAATGCAAGCTGTTTTCTTAGTTTCGGGGCAAGGATCATGTGGTACTGGCGTGTTCTTACCCCAAAAAGCAGGCACAAAATCAACCAGCAAGCCAG CATGCGCTCCTGTCCTCCTTCCAGCCCGAGTAGTTCAAGCTCTAAATCTTAAAGTGCACCAATTAGGCCTGCAGATTTCACCTTCTCAAG CTCCCAAATATAGCTCGAGAAGCGGAGTAGTATCCACCAGTGagtcaacaaaaaagaaaacggATCAGAAAGATGCTCTTATGCAATGCAGTGTTGTTTCTCAGAGTCAAAGTTCTTCTCCTGAGATATTTCTTCCAAAGGAATGGACATACTAG